The region TCAAAATAGTAAGCGTTTCATTTATTCCCAAGTTTTCATATCAGTAGTTCCTTGTGATCTTTGCATCCAGGCATATTTCCATGTACCGTTTTCATTTTTAAAAATACAAGTGTAAGTTGAAAGATCTTTATTTTGATTTCCTTTATAACTGAAGATTTCATTCAAAGTGAAAACGGCGTATGCTATCTCACCGTAAATTTCAATTTTGTGGGTTTTGATTAGTTCTGAGGATTCTGCAACTAAGTCTTTACTATCAAACATTCCCACTAATCCCTGCGCAGAGATTGGATTTCCACTTGGCCTTACAGCCAAAAAATCTTCAGTCGCATTCGGTATTAGAAAAGAGGAGTCTTCACTGGTTGCATAACCATTAATTAAATTTTCTATGGCTTGAGTACTTGACATTAAAAAAGGAGCTATTTGCCCCTTATTTTAGATCGACTGTCAATTACTAACTATTAGCAGTGATAGTAGTAGAGTTTCATCTTTTTGTAGATGCAGTTTCTGGAGAATTTTTCAAAATAGGAATAAAATATTCATAATCTACATTTTTAAAAAATAATTAACCTGAGAATCCCATTTTCTTTTCTGCTGCCATTAATGAACCAACAAGCTTATGCTCAGCAACTTTTTCATCGTCAGTCATAACTGGCTTGATATCAAAATCTATATCAAACTTAACTTTCCAAGGAGCAAAGTGTTCTGTCATTTTTATACCTGCTGAAGCTTGGACAATAATATAAACATTATTTGAGTAAGAGGCATGATACCTTCCCAAAACTTTGAATCCTTCAAACTCATCATTCAAAGTTCCATCTTCAACAACCTTTAAAAAAAGATCGTAAGCTGCACCCATGAGAGCAACATTCTTAAAAGTTGCAGTTACAAAATAAGTATTCATTTGATTAATAAATCTAAAATTATTTCTAGGATATATTATTTAAAATTGAGTTAAGGATCTTGAAATGAATACTTCTGCTTAAGAAACTATCTTGGATCGACTGTCATGGGATGTCAGCTCAGTTACAGAATTTAATGCAATGTTTTATGGAGCAGAGTCTATATATA is a window of Prochlorococcus marinus str. SB DNA encoding:
- a CDS encoding DUF3804 family protein, which encodes MSSTQAIENLINGYATSEDSSFLIPNATEDFLAVRPSGNPISAQGLVGMFDSKDLVAESSELIKTHKIEIYGEIAYAVFTLNEIFSYKGNQNKDLSTYTCIFKNENGTWKYAWMQRSQGTTDMKTWE
- a CDS encoding DUF3303 domain-containing protein — encoded protein: MNTYFVTATFKNVALMGAAYDLFLKVVEDGTLNDEFEGFKVLGRYHASYSNNVYIIVQASAGIKMTEHFAPWKVKFDIDFDIKPVMTDDEKVAEHKLVGSLMAAEKKMGFSG